A window of Streptomyces sp. NBC_01224 genomic DNA:
ACAGAGCGCGACACGGGCCGCCGGGCCGCCCGCCTCCACGTTCCGGGCCTTGCGGGCCCCCACCCGGGTGGTCACCCGGACCAGGCCGGTGGCGGCGTCGAAGGTGAAGCGGACGGGGGTGACGTGCGGGGTGCCGTCGGGCCGGAGGGTGGTGAGGGTGGCCGTGTGCGGGAGGGTGAGGAACGCTCGTGCGGCGACCGGGAGTTGAAAGGTCGGGCGGCTCACTTCTTCTTCACGCCCTCCCAGATCAGCTTGGCGATGTTCGGCTTCATGGACGTGGTGATGACGCCCATGGCCGTACGGACATACCGCCGCTCCGCCAATTCGCGCAGCATGCTCGCGGCGAGGTCGGCACGGGCGGTGAAGACGCCGTCGGCGCTGGTCTCGGCGGTGTGGTAGTCCGTGACGACGAGGTGCTCGAAGAGGCCCGAGGGCCGGACGGAGGTCCAGTCGAGGCCCGTCTGACGGATCACGGCCTCCATGCGGCGCATGTCCTCGTGAAGGGTGCGGCCGAGACGTCGGTTCACCAGCGGGTCGAGCACATGATTGAAGAAGTGCGCGCCGGTAGGGCGCCAGTTCGGGTCGGCGATGCTGGAGCTGACGGCGAGCAGCCGCTTGATGCCGTGGCGGGCCATGGCCCTGGTGATGACGGTGGCGCTCGCCGAGTACGTGGTGATGGTCTCCTTGCTGAAGCGCGCGCCCAGCGCGGAGAGGACGGCGTCCGTCCCGCCGATCGCGGCATCGACAGCCGCCGGGTCGGTGGCGGCGGCGACGGCCACGGCAAGGCCGGGCCGCGCGGGCAGGGAGCCGGGTCTGCGGGTCACAGCGACGACCTCGTGGCCGGCGGCGAGGGCCTGGTCGGTGAGGCGGCGGCCGGTCAGTCCGTTGGCACCGAAGACTGCGATACGCATGGTGTCGGGTCATCCCTTCGTACGGTTACCGGAACGCCCTTGACTGTGCTGCTCACCAAACGCAGGCTCAACGCTGATGAATAACGCCGCCCCT
This region includes:
- a CDS encoding pyridoxamine 5'-phosphate oxidase family protein, with protein sequence MSRPTFQLPVAARAFLTLPHTATLTTLRPDGTPHVTPVRFTFDAATGLVRVTTRVGARKARNVEAGGPAARVALCQADGFRWITLEGRAAVTDAPARLAEAVRRYTVRYRADPPAPLDLVVVEIAVDRVLSLNL
- a CDS encoding NAD(P)-dependent oxidoreductase; this translates as MRIAVFGANGLTGRRLTDQALAAGHEVVAVTRRPGSLPARPGLAVAVAAATDPAAVDAAIGGTDAVLSALGARFSKETITTYSASATVITRAMARHGIKRLLAVSSSIADPNWRPTGAHFFNHVLDPLVNRRLGRTLHEDMRRMEAVIRQTGLDWTSVRPSGLFEHLVVTDYHTAETSADGVFTARADLAASMLRELAERRYVRTAMGVITTSMKPNIAKLIWEGVKKK